One genomic segment of Culturomica massiliensis includes these proteins:
- a CDS encoding PorP/SprF family type IX secretion system membrane protein, with protein sequence MRRCLIVIALLAISVLVKAQQDPQFSQNMYNHMTVNPGFAGERGNWAISGIYRNQWQKMDGAPETYAFNIDAPLRLGRVDGGIGLNIMSDRLGMQSHLHFMVNYAYKKIFNFGILSAGIKIGVVNSKIAGDFHIPVGPGFTPADQDPALGAANVDLSKIMFDAGVGVFLSGKNYYAGASVSHLTKPKMTIGEIGEFFWNRHMYFTAGYTIALSPKMDIQPSVFYKTDFVISQYSVNSNFIYDKKYWAGVSYRYEEALTFMGGIELKNGVLIGYSYDWNVSDVGRYTGDSHEVTLSYCFGMHIGKREKIYKSVRFL encoded by the coding sequence ATGAGAAGATGTTTAATAGTTATTGCTTTACTGGCAATAAGTGTGTTGGTAAAAGCACAGCAGGACCCACAGTTTAGTCAGAATATGTATAACCATATGACGGTAAATCCCGGATTTGCAGGAGAGCGGGGAAATTGGGCGATTTCAGGGATATACCGTAACCAATGGCAAAAAATGGACGGAGCACCTGAGACGTATGCTTTTAATATAGATGCCCCTTTACGTTTGGGACGTGTGGACGGTGGTATCGGTTTAAATATTATGAGTGATAGGTTAGGGATGCAAAGTCATTTGCATTTTATGGTGAATTATGCTTATAAGAAGATATTTAATTTTGGAATATTGAGTGCGGGGATTAAAATAGGTGTTGTGAATTCTAAAATTGCAGGAGATTTTCATATTCCTGTAGGTCCGGGGTTTACCCCTGCGGATCAGGACCCGGCATTGGGAGCGGCGAACGTAGATTTATCCAAGATTATGTTCGATGCAGGTGTAGGCGTATTTTTGTCCGGAAAGAATTATTATGCAGGTGCATCTGTAAGCCATTTGACAAAGCCTAAAATGACTATCGGAGAGATCGGAGAGTTTTTTTGGAACAGGCATATGTATTTTACAGCCGGTTATACGATTGCTTTGTCTCCGAAAATGGATATTCAGCCGTCTGTTTTTTATAAGACGGATTTTGTGATTTCACAGTATAGTGTGAATTCTAACTTTATTTATGATAAAAAATATTGGGCAGGCGTTTCTTATCGTTATGAGGAAGCCCTGACATTTATGGGGGGGATTGAGCTTAAAAACGGGGTGTTGATCGGATATAGTTATGATTGGAATGTTAGTGATGTCGGTCGGTATACAGGAGATTCACATGAAGTGACTCTTTCTTATTGTTTTGGTATGCATATCGGCAAAAGAGAGAAAATATATAAGAGTGTAAGATTTTTGTAA
- a CDS encoding hemolysin family protein, translating into MSILTVILICLLLSAFFSGMEIAFVASNKLRIEISKSDKSIAQALIDLFVSNSGMYITTMLVGNNVVMVIYGIFMKDYLVGQFGFLSDLSLGMKMLVETLISTLIILFFAEFLPKTLFRLRPNAFLRFFAIPVFLFYLLFFPVTYFSVWLGGLLLRLFTGKKMGQTEQNRAFGKVDLNNLIEEGEMADETQEEVHEIKLFRNALDFSEIKLRECIVPRTDLKALPIDATMEELRDLFISTGLSRILIYKENIDNIIGYVHSSSLFKNPRNIVGALSGVIIVPETMSASHLLNLFIKQQRSIAVVVDEFGITAGIVTIEDIMEEIFGEIEDEHDHPNLKEEVVSDHEYIFSGRLEVDYLNEKYGLDLPENEEYETLAGCLLYYNESIPTEGEKIVIGDYLFEVLCVKNARIEEIKVVV; encoded by the coding sequence ATGTCTATATTAACAGTCATATTGATTTGTCTTTTATTGTCGGCTTTTTTTTCCGGGATGGAGATTGCTTTTGTCGCTTCGAACAAATTGCGTATCGAAATCAGCAAGTCGGATAAAAGTATAGCCCAGGCATTGATCGACCTGTTTGTTTCCAATTCGGGCATGTATATTACGACCATGCTGGTCGGAAATAATGTGGTCATGGTCATCTACGGTATCTTTATGAAAGATTATCTGGTCGGACAGTTCGGTTTTTTAAGCGATCTTTCTTTGGGAATGAAGATGTTGGTGGAGACCTTGATATCTACTTTGATCATACTGTTTTTTGCCGAATTTTTGCCTAAAACTCTTTTCCGGCTTCGTCCGAATGCTTTTTTGCGTTTTTTTGCTATTCCTGTATTTTTGTTTTATCTGTTGTTTTTTCCGGTGACTTATTTCTCGGTGTGGCTGGGAGGGCTTTTGCTACGTTTGTTTACCGGTAAAAAAATGGGGCAGACAGAACAAAACCGGGCCTTTGGGAAAGTCGATCTGAATAACCTGATCGAAGAAGGTGAAATGGCGGACGAGACGCAAGAGGAAGTACATGAAATTAAGCTTTTCCGGAATGCTCTTGATTTTTCAGAAATAAAATTGCGCGAATGTATTGTTCCGCGTACGGATTTGAAGGCTTTGCCGATAGATGCGACCATGGAGGAATTGCGGGATTTATTTATATCCACAGGGTTGTCCCGCATATTGATATATAAGGAAAATATAGATAATATCATCGGATATGTGCATTCCTCTTCTTTGTTCAAAAATCCCAGGAATATTGTCGGAGCTCTCAGTGGTGTGATTATCGTTCCTGAAACGATGTCCGCCTCTCATTTACTGAATCTGTTTATCAAACAGCAGCGGAGTATTGCTGTCGTTGTGGATGAATTCGGAATTACGGCCGGAATTGTCACCATAGAAGATATTATGGAGGAGATTTTCGGCGAAATTGAAGATGAGCACGATCATCCCAACTTGAAGGAAGAAGTGGTTTCGGATCATGAATATATTTTTTCCGGCCGTCTGGAGGTGGATTACCTGAATGAAAAATACGGATTGGATTTACCGGAAAATGAAGAGTATGAGACCCTGGCCGGTTGTCTCTTGTATTACAATGAAAGTATACCTACAGAAGGAGAAAAAATAGTAATCGGAGATTATCTTTTTGAAGTCTTGTGTGTTAAAAATGCGAGAATTGAGGAAATTAAGGTGGTTGTGTAA
- the gldL gene encoding gliding motility protein GldL, giving the protein MAKIFQTKAYKVITGFVYGWGATAVIVGALFKIMHFPGAGIVLTVGMLVEAFIFFLSAFEPVMEHYDWARVFPELGTSGEKLGVNQPGHGRLSSPASPVSGVSGVSLGLDDADADKLRQGIDKFVATADHFAEASVNVPDFARKITTAAASFEKLGEKTEKAGELLEVSLNTFSMGCSDLHKILHDSADSLTSQIRLNCEKLASTMGASASGFDSLSRMMEEQLQTVKSQTSGYAQQLSSVNKNISALNALYELQVNETKACLESFRGMQSDMGEMLEHVSLGLDSTKLFRQESQQLAHNVASLNSVYGNMLSVVNNN; this is encoded by the coding sequence ATGGCAAAGATTTTTCAAACGAAAGCCTATAAGGTTATTACAGGTTTTGTTTATGGTTGGGGTGCTACTGCAGTAATAGTGGGTGCTTTGTTTAAGATTATGCACTTTCCCGGTGCAGGGATAGTATTGACAGTGGGAATGCTTGTTGAAGCTTTTATATTTTTTCTTTCGGCTTTCGAGCCTGTTATGGAGCATTACGATTGGGCCCGTGTCTTTCCCGAGCTTGGAACGAGTGGGGAGAAATTGGGCGTAAATCAGCCCGGTCATGGCCGTCTTTCATCTCCGGCTTCACCTGTAAGTGGAGTCAGCGGCGTCAGTCTGGGTCTTGACGATGCGGATGCGGATAAACTTCGTCAGGGGATCGATAAGTTTGTTGCGACAGCCGATCATTTTGCCGAAGCTTCTGTAAACGTTCCTGATTTTGCACGTAAAATAACGACGGCTGCGGCTTCTTTCGAGAAGTTGGGCGAGAAGACAGAGAAGGCCGGGGAATTGCTTGAGGTATCCCTGAATACTTTTTCTATGGGTTGCAGCGATCTTCATAAGATCTTACATGATTCAGCGGATAGTCTGACTTCTCAGATCAGGCTCAACTGCGAAAAACTGGCCTCTACGATGGGAGCTTCAGCCTCAGGCTTCGATTCCCTGAGCCGAATGATGGAGGAACAGTTGCAGACGGTGAAATCCCAGACATCTGGTTATGCCCAGCAGTTGTCTTCGGTAAACAAGAATATCAGTGCCCTGAATGCTCTCTACGAATTGCAGGTGAATGAGACCAAAGCTTGCCTTGAATCATTCCGTGGAATGCAGAGTGATATGGGAGAGATGCTTGAACATGTTTCTCTGGGTCTTGACAGTACGAAGCTCTTCCGTCAGGAATCGCAGCAGCTGGCCCATAATGTGGCTTCTCTTAATTCCGTTTACGGAAACATGTTGAGTGTGGTCAATAATAACTAA
- the gldN gene encoding gliding motility protein GldN — MTKILLALLLLLVGTFFCPGQTSKTFFDSVIKNPDHDEKAPIVLPYVDPSDVIWARTIIRELVLREKMNLPLYYPTRPMDGRMSLIDMLLKGIQKSFKTAYADDELQTPVSYDEILSRFGGQSDTITKRNTVTGEMEKVVVEGEIHTDEVKRLLIKELWYVNRKTSRLEVRIIALCPVREYTKEDSYDGILKSQLFWVDYGEFRDLLSKQKVFNSANDAVRLSFDDIFLKRYFSSRIIQESNVYDNRTISSYAVGMDAVLESDRIKNEIFNQEQDLWQY, encoded by the coding sequence ATGACAAAAATTTTGTTGGCGTTGCTGCTTCTTTTAGTAGGTACTTTTTTTTGCCCGGGTCAGACTTCGAAGACTTTTTTTGACAGTGTGATCAAGAATCCCGATCATGATGAAAAGGCTCCAATCGTATTGCCTTATGTTGATCCTTCTGATGTAATCTGGGCCCGTACGATCATCCGTGAACTTGTATTGCGCGAGAAGATGAACCTTCCCTTGTATTATCCGACGCGTCCGATGGATGGCCGGATGTCTTTGATTGATATGTTGCTGAAGGGGATACAGAAGTCCTTTAAGACGGCTTATGCGGACGATGAGTTGCAGACCCCTGTAAGTTATGATGAGATTCTTTCCCGTTTCGGCGGTCAGAGCGATACGATAACGAAGCGCAATACGGTGACCGGCGAGATGGAGAAGGTCGTTGTAGAGGGCGAGATTCATACGGATGAGGTAAAGCGTTTGCTGATCAAGGAATTGTGGTATGTAAACCGTAAGACTTCCCGTCTGGAGGTCCGTATCATAGCCCTTTGTCCTGTTCGTGAATATACGAAGGAGGACAGTTATGACGGAATCTTGAAGAGTCAGTTGTTCTGGGTGGATTACGGAGAATTCCGGGATCTTTTGTCTAAGCAGAAGGTTTTCAATTCGGCTAATGATGCGGTTCGTTTGAGCTTTGATGATATATTTCTGAAGCGTTATTTCAGTTCCCGGATCATTCAGGAGTCTAATGTATACGATAACCGTACGATCAGCAGTTATGCCGTCGGAATGGATGCTGTACTCGAGTCTGACCGGATTAAAAACGAAATATTTAATCAGGAACAGGATCTCTGGCAATATTAA
- the gldM gene encoding gliding motility protein GldM — MSTKNCPETPRQKMIGMMYLVLTAMLALNVSADVLDAFTRVQEKMSSTVSGFYKKNAEAYNEIDMAYNLNSTKVAPIRAKALEIKSLSSDIFVFIEELKKKMVLLADGPEGDVMHIQARDNLDIGGQVMITEGEGKKLRELLNRFQEKSLSFIHPKDSLLRVSIRHNLDTEAPKAVDGEFKSWESSKFEGIPLVGVVTMLTFYQANVLSTESDVIRYLYSSIDAESFKFNKLEALVIPDSRYVLTGDRFKARILLAAVDTTQRPDVIVGGRSISYNGDYCLYTESATKVGIHRLKGVINYVSPSGATLPREFSMEYEVADPAVVISPTKMNVFYVGVDNPVSLAAPGLSPDVIEPQISNGEIRKSSDGSYIVRPKVAGRNCEITVFATIDGQKRKLQTQEFRVKEVPDPVAKVGGQRDGKIKKNLLLAAGGVDVEMENFDFDMKFIVQSFSMYTVIDGYAQDQSSRSGSFTGEQLKMIRNLKRNQILVIEQIMVKGPDGSVRKLPSISFKID, encoded by the coding sequence ATGTCAACGAAGAATTGTCCCGAAACGCCGAGGCAGAAGATGATCGGCATGATGTATCTTGTACTGACAGCGATGCTTGCTCTGAATGTGTCGGCAGACGTTCTGGATGCCTTTACCCGAGTGCAGGAGAAGATGTCCTCTACAGTTTCCGGTTTTTATAAAAAGAATGCGGAGGCTTACAATGAGATCGATATGGCTTACAACCTTAATTCCACTAAGGTAGCCCCTATCCGAGCCAAGGCACTGGAGATCAAGTCTCTTTCTTCGGATATTTTTGTGTTTATAGAGGAACTGAAGAAAAAGATGGTGTTGCTTGCCGATGGTCCTGAGGGGGATGTGATGCACATCCAGGCTCGTGATAATCTTGATATCGGTGGTCAGGTGATGATCACAGAGGGCGAGGGTAAAAAGTTACGTGAACTGCTGAATCGTTTTCAGGAGAAATCGCTTAGTTTTATCCATCCTAAGGATTCCCTTCTGCGTGTATCCATCCGTCATAACCTGGATACAGAGGCGCCTAAGGCCGTCGACGGAGAGTTTAAATCCTGGGAGTCTTCGAAATTCGAGGGCATCCCGCTTGTGGGAGTGGTCACAATGCTGACTTTTTACCAGGCTAATGTATTGAGTACAGAATCGGATGTGATCCGCTACCTTTATTCTTCGATCGATGCGGAGTCTTTTAAATTCAATAAACTTGAAGCCCTTGTTATTCCGGATTCCCGTTATGTTCTTACTGGCGACCGTTTTAAGGCACGAATCCTGCTTGCGGCAGTGGATACGACCCAGCGTCCTGATGTTATTGTCGGCGGGCGTTCCATATCGTATAATGGAGATTATTGCCTCTATACGGAGTCGGCAACGAAAGTGGGCATCCATCGGTTAAAGGGTGTAATCAACTATGTTTCTCCTTCGGGTGCCACCTTGCCGCGGGAGTTTTCGATGGAATACGAGGTGGCAGACCCTGCGGTGGTGATCTCTCCGACGAAGATGAATGTATTCTATGTGGGAGTCGATAATCCGGTATCTCTTGCAGCTCCCGGTTTGTCCCCTGATGTGATCGAGCCTCAGATCAGCAACGGTGAAATCCGGAAGTCTTCTGACGGTAGCTATATCGTTCGTCCCAAGGTTGCCGGCCGTAATTGCGAGATCACTGTTTTTGCCACGATCGACGGTCAGAAGCGTAAATTACAGACGCAGGAATTCCGGGTAAAAGAGGTGCCTGACCCTGTAGCCAAGGTGGGTGGTCAGCGTGATGGTAAGATCAAGAAGAACCTTTTGCTTGCAGCCGGGGGAGTAGATGTTGAGATGGAGAACTTCGACTTCGATATGAAGTTTATTGTTCAGAGTTTCAGCATGTATACCGTTATCGACGGTTATGCCCAGGATCAGTCTTCCCGCAGCGGTTCCTTTACTGGCGAGCAGTTAAAGATGATCCGTAACCTGAAGCGTAATCAGATCCTTGTTATCGAGCAGATCATGGTCAAAGGCCCTGACGGTTCGGTGCGTAAGCTTCCTTCAATCTCATTCAAAATCGATTAA
- a CDS encoding SUMF1/EgtB/PvdO family nonheme iron enzyme gives MQIKRFVFFFIAVMMVACSPYNGGGELVGTRKVKRWFEPRPYGMVLIPTGSLNIGQNDEDIAWSMSAPQRTVSLAAFWMDETEITNDEYRQFVYSVLDSMKRQRLVDEGYEEFLMKDRKGNVLEPPVLDRRMRIDGKKNEEYKEILEGMNYAGDDRIVAGELDVRKLVYKFSWYDFKQAAANDRFYDPETGTYKGGTVINANGEREAVKGRSSFIMRKSVRIYPDTLCWLKDFTYAYNEPYVKEYFSHVGYDNYPVVGVNWHQAQAFCHWRTALFNNASSNRVQDWRLPSEAEWEYAARGGLSGATYPWGSYYTRNKKGCFMANFKPMRGNYIGDGGSITVPVGTYEPNGYGLYDMAGNVAEWTADNYDESAYEVTHDMNPSYSMTSKNSDNRIFKRKAVRGGSWKDVAFYLQNGVRSYEYQDTARSFIGFRTVRTRIEF, from the coding sequence ATGCAAATTAAACGGTTCGTATTTTTCTTTATAGCAGTAATGATGGTTGCCTGTTCTCCTTACAACGGAGGCGGAGAATTGGTGGGAACGCGTAAAGTAAAAAGATGGTTTGAGCCCCGTCCGTATGGTATGGTTTTAATTCCGACCGGTAGCCTGAATATCGGACAGAATGATGAGGATATTGCCTGGTCGATGTCTGCTCCGCAACGTACGGTGTCGTTGGCAGCTTTCTGGATGGATGAGACGGAGATCACCAATGACGAATACCGTCAATTCGTTTATTCCGTACTGGATTCGATGAAAAGACAACGGCTGGTAGATGAAGGGTATGAAGAATTCCTGATGAAAGACCGGAAAGGCAATGTATTGGAGCCGCCTGTTTTGGACAGAAGAATGCGTATTGACGGAAAAAAGAATGAAGAATACAAGGAAATCCTGGAAGGTATGAATTACGCCGGGGACGACCGGATTGTTGCCGGCGAACTGGATGTGCGGAAGCTGGTGTATAAGTTCAGTTGGTATGACTTTAAGCAGGCTGCTGCCAATGACCGTTTTTATGACCCGGAAACCGGGACTTATAAAGGGGGAACCGTAATCAATGCCAATGGCGAACGGGAAGCGGTAAAGGGGCGTTCATCTTTTATCATGCGCAAGTCTGTCCGTATCTATCCGGATACTTTGTGCTGGCTGAAGGATTTCACATATGCCTACAATGAGCCTTATGTGAAGGAATATTTTTCACATGTGGGTTATGATAATTATCCGGTAGTAGGCGTTAACTGGCATCAGGCGCAGGCTTTCTGTCACTGGCGTACTGCTTTGTTCAACAATGCCTCTTCCAACCGTGTTCAGGACTGGCGTTTGCCTTCCGAGGCCGAGTGGGAATATGCAGCCCGTGGAGGCTTGAGTGGTGCTACTTATCCCTGGGGGAGTTATTATACACGGAATAAGAAAGGTTGTTTTATGGCGAATTTCAAACCGATGCGTGGAAACTATATCGGCGACGGCGGTAGTATTACGGTACCTGTCGGAACTTATGAGCCTAACGGCTACGGTTTGTACGATATGGCCGGGAATGTAGCGGAATGGACAGCTGATAATTACGATGAATCTGCGTATGAGGTGACACATGATATGAACCCCTCTTATTCAATGACCAGTAAAAATAGCGATAACCGGATATTCAAACGCAAAGCGGTGAGAGGCGGTTCCTGGAAGGATGTGGCTTTCTATTTGCAAAACGGTGTGCGTTCTTACGAATATCAGGATACTGCCCGCAGTTTTATCGGATTCCGGACAGTGAGGACGAGAATAGAATTTTAA